The Hymenobacter sp. DG01 sequence GCAGGCCCAGGCCGGCGCTGGTTTGGGTGCCGCCCTTGCGCAGGGCCCGCCAGCCGTAGCCCTGCACTACCATGTACTCGGGCATCACGGCGGCCCCGGCGCTGGTGCCGGCAATAATAAAACTGGCCTCCTGCTGGTACCGCTCGTGCAGAATGCGCACGAACTCCGTGCCCAGCAGAAAATCGGTGATGCGCTCCTGGTCGCCGCCCGAGAAAAACACGAGGCCCGCCCGGCGCAGGCGGCGCAGGGTATCGGGGGCGTCCGGGGGGTGATGCTCACTGATGCGCAGGTGTCGGGCGCCGGTGCAGCCCAGCTCCCGCAGGGCGCGCTCGTAGGCCCGGCCCGAGCGGGTATCGTCGCGGGAGGCGACGGTGATAATCTCTACGGGAGTGTCGGCCTCGGGCAGCAGGTCGCAGAGCAGCACGAGCATCGCATCATCATCGCCCCCACCAAGGGCAACAAGCGTACCGAGGGGTAGGGTAGCAGATGAATGGGGCATAGGCAGGCAGAAGAAAGTGGGCCGAAAGTAGCAAGGAACCCACCGCAAGGAACTGCCCGGCGCCGGCGAAGGTTACGGACGAGCTTGGATTACGGGCAACTGAGCCGGCCCGGGGCCGGGCCAACCGTCCGGCCCGGGGCCGGCGTACGTACGGTTGGCGGCCCCGATAAATATCCGCCGGCTGCTACCATACGGGCCCGGAAAAGGCTACTTTTGCGCGCCGGTTCGGCGCTTCTCACCAATTCCTTCTGCCTAGCGAAAAACACCCCCTCTTGCCGTTCATGAATCAGCACCCGACTACCGAACATATCACGTCCCTGATTCAGGAGGGCGAGTTTTTTAAGCTCAAGGAAGTACTCAAGCGCTTTGAGCCCAACGAGGTGGTGGAGCTGCTGGAACAGGAAGAGGAGCGCGAGCAGCTGATTATTTTTCGGCTGCTGCCCCTGAGCCTGGCTACGGAGGTATTTGAATACCTCGACCTCGACATTCAGAAGCACTTTCTGGCCAACCTGAGCCAGGATAAAATTGCCGACATTCTGAATGAAATGTCGCCCGACGACCGGACGGCCCTGCTGGAGTTTCTGCCCGATGAGCTGGTGCGGGAGCTGATTCAGACCCTCTCGGAGCCGGAGCGCCGCGTCACGCTGGAGCTGCTGGGCTACCCCGAGTACTCGGTGGGCCGCCTGATGACGCCCGACTACATTGCCATTCGCGAGAACTGGACGGTGCAGCAGGTGCTGGATTACATCCGCCGCCACGGCGGGCAGTCGGAAACGCTGAGTGTGATGTACGTGACCGACGAGCGCGGCGTGCTCCTGGACGATATCCGCATCCGGGAGTTTCTGCTGGCCGATCCGCAGCGGCGCGTGGGCGAGTTGATGGACCGCCGCTTCGTGAAGCTCAATACGATGCAGGACCAGGAAGAAGCCATTGACGTGTTTCGCAAAAACGACCGGGTAGCCCTACCCGTCGTGAACGACGAAGGCGTGCTGTTCGGCATCGTGACCATCGACGACATTCTGGACATCCGGGAGGAAGAAGACACCGAGGACATCCAGAAGCTGGGCGGCTCCGAGGCCCTCGACGAGCCTTACCTGGCTACCTCCATCTGGAGTATGGTGAAGAAGCGGGCCGGGTGGCTGGTGATTCTGCTGCTGGGCGAAATGCTGACCACCTCGGCCATGCACCACTTCGAGGAGGACTTGCAGAAAGCCGCCGTGCTGGGCTTGTTTATCCCGCTGATTATTTCGGCGGGCGGCAATGCCGGCTCCCAGGCTACCTCCCTGATTATCCGGGCCATGAGCCTGGGCGAGTTCACTCTCTCCGACTGGTGGCTGGTAATGCGCCGGGAGCTGCTGTCGGGCCTGCTGCTGGGCGGTATTCTGGGGGTAGTGGGCTCGTTGCGGATTGTACTGTGGGCCACCACCATTGACCCCGGCTACTTCGGGCCCTACTGGCGGCTGATTGCCGTGACGGTGGGCTTCTCGCTACTGGGTATTGTGCTGTGGGGGGCGCTGTCGGGGGCTATGCTGCCCATGCTGCTCAAGCGCCTGGGCCTGGACCCGGCCACGGCCTCGGCCCCGTTCGTGGCTACTCTGGTGGACGTAACCGGTCTAATTATCTACTTCTCGGTGGCTACGTTCGTACTAAGCGGCACGCTGCTGTAAGCCCGGCGTTTAGCTCAACTTGTATGCGCCTTTCCTTGCTCTGCGTTGTAGTTGGCGCTTGGCCGCTGGCCGGGTGCGCAGCCGTGGGGCGCCTGCCCGCACTGGAGCCCGGCGACTACCAGTTTTTCCGGACCAACGACCCGGCCCTGGCGGCTACAGTGGGTAAGGAGCGTGCCTTTTACGTGGAGCAAACCCACGACTCGCTCACGTTTGTTTCTCAGCCCGAAACGCAGGCTACCCCCCAGCGCTTTGGCTACGCCCTGAACCGCGGGCACCACGTTATTCTGCTCGACCGGAAGTTCGACCTCGACGTTTTCACGATTCCCTTCAAAGCCCGGCCCCCGCAAGGGTCCGTGCCGGTGCAGCTGAATACCAACTTCAACGCCGCCCTGTACCTCGGCCGCCGGCTTGATTTCTACCATGTAAACAGCCGGAGCTTGTTGGCTGGCCGGCACGAGCCACAAATCCGGACAGTAGGCTTAGGCTACGGGGTATTCACGGGCCTGGGCTCCACCATCATCAACCCCGATGTAACCAACCAGCAAACCCGCGTGGCCGAGTACGAGGGCTTTGTGGTGCACGCCGGAGCCGCCGCCATCTATGATGCCCGCATCTTCAACCTGGGGCTGGCCATTGGGGCCGACCAGCTGCTGGGCCCCGATGGCCGCCACTGGATTTACCAGCGCAAGCCCTGGTTTGGGGTGCTGTTCGGACTGGATCTGAACTGAAGTACAGGCCCAGAAGCCGTTTGAACCGGTGCGGAAGGCCTCTGAACTGGTTAATGCCCGCGCCGCCTACCCCCTGGCATCAGCCAAACCCCTGGCCGGTCGTCAGTACGATGCCCCTACCCCTTGCTATCAGCGAAACCCTAGGCGGGTGCTCTTTCAAAAATCAACCCGGCCGCGGTTGGCTTTCTTGTCACCGTGCTTTTTCTTGGATTCCAGGCGCTGGCGCACGGCGCCCTGGCTGGGCCGGGTGGCTTTGCGGGCTTTGGGCTTGTGCAGGGCCTTCTGCAAGGTTTCGTAGAACTTGCGCAGGGCCGTTTCCTTGTTGCGCAGCTGGCTGCGGTCTTCCTGGGCGGCTACCAGCAGCTCGCCCTCGGAGGTGAGCCGGGAAGCCAGCTTCTGGAGCAGCGTCTGCTTCTGCTCGTCGGTGAGAAGCAAGGAGTCCGGGATGCGGAAGCGCAGCTCCACGCGTGATTCTACCTTGTTCACGTTCTGGCCGCCGGGCCCACTGCTGCGGCTGGTCTGGAAATAAAGCTCGGGAAGAAAGGCTTCGGCGGGGGGTAGCATGGCGGTCAGGGAGAAGAAAGGAAGGATATGGGCGGCAGCGCCCCCGGAGCTTGACAAGCATTAAGCAGCCGTTTCGGCCGCAAAATGCAGCATTTTCCAGAGCTGCCAGCCCAGCAGTACGGTGCGCAGAGTCCAGGCCAGCGTGCGGGGCCAGTTGGTGCGCACCAGCCCGTCAATGGCCACATAGTCGTAGCCCTCGGCCAGACGGTTATGAAAAGGCACCGATACAAAGAACGTAGCCGCCCACACCAGCACCACCAGAACCAATTGCCACCAGCGGCACAAACCCAGGTCGTGGCCCTGCCAGGCCAAGGCCAGAGCCAGCAGCAGCTCCAGCACCATGGGCCCCATCACCACCCAGCTGATGCGGCGGGAGTGCTGCTGATGAAAAGCCGGGAAGTCGGCCCGCTCGGCCTGCGCGAAGCCGGGGTAGTGCACCAGCTGCACCGTCCAGATAACGCCGGTGAGGTAGCTGGCCAGCAGAAAATTGAGCAGGAGTAACTGAGGCAGATTCATCGGCAGGCAACGGCGAGAGGGAACGGCTGTCTTTGCGCCTACGTGAACCGGCTGGTTCGCGCTACATTCGCCTACCTATTACTGCTCATTTTGCTTTTCATGAACCTCTCCTCCTCTCTGCGGCCCTGGCTAGTGGCCGCGCCGCTCCTGGGTCTGGTCTTTACCGGCTGCCAGCCGGGCAGCGGCTCCGCCTCCAACCAGCCCGACCTGCTCACGGCCAACCTGGATACCACCGTGCGCCCCGGCGACGATTTTTATACCTACGCCAACGGCACCTGGTTTAAGCAGCACCCCATTCCGGCCTCGGAAAGCAACTGGGGCATTGGCAAGGAGGTACAGAATGAGATATACGCCCGCCTGCGCAAGCTCAACGAAGAAGCAGCCACAGCCAAGGCAGCTTCCGGCTCAGTGCAGCAAAAAATCGGCGACTTCTGGGCGGCCGGTATGGACAGTACAGGCATCAATAAGCAGGGGGTAGCGCCGCTGAAGGCAGAACTGACGCGCATTCAGGCCATGCAATCCATGACGGATGTGCAGGCTGTTATTGCTCACCTGCAAACCATAGGCGTGAATGCGCTCATTGGGCCTTACGTGGGCCAAGACGCCAAGAACAGCGAGAAAATGGCCCTGCAGCTCTGGCAATCGGGCCTGGGCCTGCCCAACCGCGACTACTATTTCAACAAAGACGCCCGCACCAAAAACATCCGCCAGGAGTACAGCAACCACCTGGTGAAGATGTTTACGCTGCTGGGCCAGGACGCCGCTACCGCCCAGGCCAGCGCGGACCGGGTAGTGCAGCTGGAAACCCGGCTGGCGGCCTCTTCGCGCAAGCTGGAAGCCCTGCGCGACCCCTACGCCAACTACAACAAAATGGCCGTGGCCAGCCTCGATAAGCTCACGCCCGGTGTAAGCTGGAAAGCCTGGCTTACGCAGATGGAGCTGGGCAAGGCCGATACGGTAATCGTGGGCCAGCCGGAGTTTTACCGCGAAGCCGGCCGCCTGCTCAAGTCGGCCCCGCTCGACGACTGGAAAGCCTACCTGCAGTGGCAGCTGGTGCACGCCTTCGCCCCTACCCTCAGCCAGGACTTCGACAACGAGAACTTCCGCTTTTACGGCACTATTCTGCAGGGCGCCAAGCAGCAGCGGCCCCGCTGGAAGCGCGTGCTGGACGCCGAGGAAAACGCCATGGGCGAGGCCCTGGGCCAGCTGTTCGTGAAAGAGTACTTCACGCCCGAAACCAAGGCCCGCTACGAGAAGGTGACCGAAAACGTGGTGGCTTCCTTCCGGGACCACATCAACGCCCTAGACTGGATGAGCGACTCCACCAAGCAGAAGGCACTGGTGAAGCTCACCAAAATTACGCGCAAGGTAGGCTACCCCGAGAAGTGGAAAAACTACTCCAGCCTGCAGATTGACCGCAGCTCTTATGCCCAGAACGTAATGCGGGCCAACCTCTGGGCCTACCGCTACAACATTAATAAGCTGGGCAAGCCCGTTGACCGCACCGAGTGGGGCATGACGCCCCAGACCTACAACGCCTACTACAACCCCAGCAACAACGAAATTGTGCTGCCGGCCGCCATTTTCGCCATTCCTGGCCTGATTGACGCCAACGCCGACGACGCCATTATTTACGGCTACGCCGGGGCCAGCACCATTGGTCACGAGCTGACCCACGGCTTCGATGATGAAGGCAGCCAGTTTGATGATAAAGGCAACCTGCGCAACTGGTGGACCAAGCAGGACCGGCAACAGTTCCAGCAGCGCGTAAACGGTATTGTACGGCAGTTTAACGGCTACACCGTGCTCGACTCCCTGCACATCAACGGCAAGGCTACGGCCGGCGAAAACAT is a genomic window containing:
- a CDS encoding cyanophycinase: MPHSSATLPLGTLVALGGGDDDAMLVLLCDLLPEADTPVEIITVASRDDTRSGRAYERALRELGCTGARHLRISEHHPPDAPDTLRRLRRAGLVFFSGGDQERITDFLLGTEFVRILHERYQQEASFIIAGTSAGAAVMPEYMVVQGYGWRALRKGGTQTSAGLGLLPRLLIDQHFVERGRFGRLAHALLVHPMCLGVGLAEETGVIIRGGRYAEVFGDGVVMVVDGRHLHGSNLGQVGRGEPIGAQNLRVHLLVAGQQLDLLSREVVAGPPPG
- the arfB gene encoding alternative ribosome rescue aminoacyl-tRNA hydrolase ArfB — translated: MLPPAEAFLPELYFQTSRSSGPGGQNVNKVESRVELRFRIPDSLLLTDEQKQTLLQKLASRLTSEGELLVAAQEDRSQLRNKETALRKFYETLQKALHKPKARKATRPSQGAVRQRLESKKKHGDKKANRGRVDF
- a CDS encoding M13 family metallopeptidase, with translation MNLSSSLRPWLVAAPLLGLVFTGCQPGSGSASNQPDLLTANLDTTVRPGDDFYTYANGTWFKQHPIPASESNWGIGKEVQNEIYARLRKLNEEAATAKAASGSVQQKIGDFWAAGMDSTGINKQGVAPLKAELTRIQAMQSMTDVQAVIAHLQTIGVNALIGPYVGQDAKNSEKMALQLWQSGLGLPNRDYYFNKDARTKNIRQEYSNHLVKMFTLLGQDAATAQASADRVVQLETRLAASSRKLEALRDPYANYNKMAVASLDKLTPGVSWKAWLTQMELGKADTVIVGQPEFYREAGRLLKSAPLDDWKAYLQWQLVHAFAPTLSQDFDNENFRFYGTILQGAKQQRPRWKRVLDAEENAMGEALGQLFVKEYFTPETKARYEKVTENVVASFRDHINALDWMSDSTKQKALVKLTKITRKVGYPEKWKNYSSLQIDRSSYAQNVMRANLWAYRYNINKLGKPVDRTEWGMTPQTYNAYYNPSNNEIVLPAAIFAIPGLIDANADDAIIYGYAGASTIGHELTHGFDDEGSQFDDKGNLRNWWTKQDRQQFQQRVNGIVRQFNGYTVLDSLHINGKATAGENIADLGGIVIALDAFKKTEQYKKGEKIGGLTPLQRYFLGYALGWQNTQRDERLAQAILTDVHSPAQFRINGPFADVPEFYEAFGVKPGDKLFRPDSARVKIW
- the mgtE gene encoding magnesium transporter — translated: MNQHPTTEHITSLIQEGEFFKLKEVLKRFEPNEVVELLEQEEEREQLIIFRLLPLSLATEVFEYLDLDIQKHFLANLSQDKIADILNEMSPDDRTALLEFLPDELVRELIQTLSEPERRVTLELLGYPEYSVGRLMTPDYIAIRENWTVQQVLDYIRRHGGQSETLSVMYVTDERGVLLDDIRIREFLLADPQRRVGELMDRRFVKLNTMQDQEEAIDVFRKNDRVALPVVNDEGVLFGIVTIDDILDIREEEDTEDIQKLGGSEALDEPYLATSIWSMVKKRAGWLVILLLGEMLTTSAMHHFEEDLQKAAVLGLFIPLIISAGGNAGSQATSLIIRAMSLGEFTLSDWWLVMRRELLSGLLLGGILGVVGSLRIVLWATTIDPGYFGPYWRLIAVTVGFSLLGIVLWGALSGAMLPMLLKRLGLDPATASAPFVATLVDVTGLIIYFSVATFVLSGTLL